The proteins below come from a single Serratia fonticola genomic window:
- a CDS encoding alkylhydroperoxidase domain protein, translating into MTDTQDHLTRLAEIAPDSPLAQARATRQAATDGIEASYQRLFAPQEVGGFTIAERLLLAQRISEWHGDRQLAAHYAQLQQTQPADGPRLQAALDHAERLAFKPAGAEAKHLQALQQAGWSLDDIVTLSQLIAFVSFQSRLLYGYRLLAGLPVATSGRAPVRASAWRTASHTASGRHAPPAFTSQELGWEPWIAAKPLAAFDEPGKALLTKFGHADSDYFRLLARDHAVLEQRTITDRAIFYTAGGLARQDRELAAAVASKVNGCIYCASVHARKAAQLSKRAEEVQRLLDIAPGGILSEGQGEDWRTQIDFAAALSATPPQANAAQLIALRQQGLGELELLDLVQATAFFAWANRLMLTLGEPYDD; encoded by the coding sequence ATGACCGACACCCAGGATCACCTGACCAGACTAGCTGAAATCGCCCCAGACTCTCCTTTGGCACAGGCCAGAGCAACACGTCAGGCGGCAACCGACGGGATTGAGGCCAGCTATCAGAGACTGTTTGCGCCACAGGAGGTGGGCGGTTTCACCATTGCGGAGCGCCTGCTGTTGGCGCAGCGTATCAGTGAATGGCACGGCGATCGGCAGTTGGCGGCGCATTATGCCCAATTGCAGCAGACTCAGCCCGCAGACGGACCACGTTTGCAGGCTGCCTTGGATCACGCAGAACGCTTGGCCTTCAAACCCGCCGGGGCAGAGGCCAAACACTTGCAGGCCTTGCAACAGGCGGGGTGGTCATTGGATGACATCGTCACGCTTTCACAGCTGATCGCTTTTGTCAGTTTCCAGAGCCGTCTGCTGTACGGCTACCGCTTGCTGGCAGGGTTGCCGGTAGCGACCAGTGGCCGTGCTCCCGTTCGAGCTTCCGCCTGGCGCACCGCGAGCCATACAGCCAGTGGCCGCCATGCACCGCCTGCGTTCACCAGCCAGGAGTTGGGATGGGAGCCCTGGATTGCGGCTAAACCCTTGGCGGCGTTTGACGAACCGGGAAAAGCCTTGCTGACCAAGTTCGGTCACGCGGATTCTGACTATTTCCGTTTGTTGGCGCGTGATCATGCGGTGCTGGAACAGCGAACCATCACGGATAGGGCCATTTTCTACACCGCAGGTGGTCTGGCCCGCCAGGATCGGGAGTTGGCTGCGGCGGTGGCCAGCAAGGTGAACGGCTGTATTTACTGTGCCTCGGTGCATGCGCGTAAAGCGGCGCAGTTATCCAAAAGGGCAGAAGAGGTGCAGCGCTTGCTGGATATCGCGCCGGGAGGGATCTTGAGCGAGGGGCAGGGTGAGGATTGGCGTACGCAAATAGACTTTGCCGCAGCGCTTTCGGCCACGCCACCGCAGGCCAATGCGGCTCAGCTGATTGCGTTACGCCAACAAGGGTTGGGCGAACTGGAGTTGTTGGACCTGGTGCAGGCGACGGCCTTCTTTGCCTGGGCCAACCGGTTGATGCTTACGCTCGGCGAGCCTTATGACGATTGA
- a CDS encoding putative FMN-dependent luciferase-like monooxygenase, which translates to MSAKRLGFFTRLLDNGSAQERYRLATEQIVHAERAGFDTAWVAQHHFHQDEGGLPSPLVFLAQAAVHTRHIRLGTGVITLPMESAVRVAEDTAVLDLLSGGRLEVGLAAGGTPSSFSAFGIDAERRNAAFNDNLRILLDAWGGEALGNAANRLYPAAPQLKKRVWQATFSVEGGIRAGKAGDGLMLSRTQPRPSDAPDTALDELQNPIIDAYLAALPPGVEPRIMGSRTAFVTEDQNRARDFAAQGLSRGLERLRASGHQVQDESLDGLIRAFDVHLGTPEQVIASLQRDSALARVTDLAFQVHSIDPPHAYILRSIELIARDVAPALGWQRRNPATLAYSHHAEENV; encoded by the coding sequence ATGAGCGCTAAACGTCTCGGCTTTTTTACCCGCCTGCTGGATAACGGCAGTGCTCAGGAACGTTACCGGCTGGCCACCGAGCAGATTGTTCATGCCGAACGCGCCGGGTTCGACACCGCTTGGGTAGCGCAGCACCATTTTCATCAGGATGAGGGCGGCTTGCCTTCACCTCTGGTTTTTTTGGCTCAGGCCGCAGTGCATACCCGGCATATTCGTTTGGGGACTGGAGTGATCACCTTGCCGATGGAGTCTGCCGTGCGCGTGGCGGAAGATACGGCGGTGTTGGATCTGCTTTCCGGTGGCCGGTTGGAAGTGGGGCTGGCGGCGGGCGGAACCCCGTCTTCGTTTAGCGCTTTTGGTATTGATGCCGAGCGGCGCAATGCGGCGTTTAACGATAATTTACGCATTCTGCTGGACGCCTGGGGTGGCGAGGCGCTCGGCAACGCCGCCAACCGTCTATATCCGGCTGCCCCCCAACTGAAAAAACGCGTCTGGCAAGCCACCTTCTCGGTTGAAGGTGGGATCCGAGCCGGTAAGGCTGGGGATGGGCTGATGTTGTCACGCACTCAACCCAGGCCGTCAGATGCACCGGATACGGCACTCGATGAGCTGCAAAATCCGATTATTGATGCCTATCTCGCCGCGCTGCCGCCTGGGGTAGAGCCCCGGATCATGGGATCGCGCACCGCTTTTGTAACCGAAGATCAGAACCGTGCACGTGATTTTGCTGCACAAGGGCTTAGCCGTGGATTGGAACGTTTACGCGCCAGTGGGCATCAGGTACAGGATGAGTCGCTCGACGGCCTGATCCGCGCTTTTGACGTGCATCTCGGTACGCCAGAGCAGGTGATCGCTTCGTTGCAACGGGATAGCGCGCTGGCCCGCGTCACCGATTTGGCATTTCAGGTGCACTCTATCGATCCGCCACACGCCTATATTTTGCGCTCCATTGAGCTGATAGCTCGCGACGTTGCACCAGCACTGGGCTGGCAGCGGCGCAATCCTGCCACGTTGGCTTATTCACATCACGCAGAGGAAAACGTATGA
- a CDS encoding dipeptide ABC transporter ATP-binding protein, translating to MNLQTTVSPAPLLELDNVSIAYQQGTSSQRVVHNVSFTIQPGEVVALVGESGSGKTTTAQAIIGLLAENGRLEQGAIRLNGTDIAHWSTRQLDAVRGAQISLIPQDPASSLNPVKTIGEQVAEIINIHQRLPRKLVQLRVVELLTRVGLTHPELRARQYPHELSGGMKQRVLIAIAIALRPALIIADEPTSALDVTVQKRILDLIEELRQEFGTAVLFVTHDLGVAAERADRLLVFRQGRVQEQGQTAAVLQAPAHEYTRRLFADVPSLASIAPPAIVRKAEPAIVVNELVKDFRFAGRGGQAFRALDRVSFSVQRGTTHALVGESGSGKTTLARCLLGFQRPDAGQIIIDGVDFTRLKGEALRQFRRRIQLVYQNPFASLDPAQTLYQAIEEPLLNFEPVAKAERYRRVRELFERVALPAELLARKPRELSGGQRQRVAIARALILQPRVLVLDEATSALDVTVQAQILRLLEQLQRELGLTYLFISHDLATVRQISHSVSVLCRGQQVDAGTTAEVFARPGSDYTRQLIAAIPGRAMYQTLKDAS from the coding sequence ATGAACCTACAGACAACCGTCTCACCTGCGCCACTGCTGGAACTGGATAACGTTTCTATCGCCTATCAGCAGGGCACCAGTAGCCAGCGGGTGGTGCACAACGTTTCTTTTACCATTCAGCCAGGGGAAGTCGTTGCCCTGGTTGGGGAATCGGGATCGGGTAAAACCACCACGGCCCAGGCGATTATCGGCCTGCTGGCGGAAAATGGCCGCCTGGAGCAGGGGGCGATCCGGCTTAATGGCACCGATATTGCGCACTGGTCTACGCGCCAGTTGGATGCGGTGCGTGGCGCGCAGATAAGCCTGATCCCGCAAGACCCCGCCAGTTCGCTGAACCCGGTTAAAACCATCGGTGAGCAGGTTGCCGAGATCATCAACATTCACCAACGCCTGCCACGCAAGCTGGTACAGCTTCGGGTCGTAGAGTTACTCACTCGCGTGGGGTTGACTCACCCGGAATTACGGGCGCGCCAGTATCCGCATGAACTTTCCGGCGGCATGAAACAGCGAGTGCTGATTGCCATCGCCATTGCGTTACGGCCCGCGTTGATTATCGCCGACGAGCCGACCAGCGCGCTGGACGTGACGGTGCAAAAACGCATCCTCGATCTGATCGAAGAACTGCGTCAGGAGTTTGGCACGGCGGTGCTGTTCGTCACTCACGATTTGGGCGTGGCGGCGGAACGGGCCGACCGGCTACTGGTGTTTCGTCAGGGCAGGGTGCAGGAGCAGGGGCAAACAGCGGCGGTATTGCAGGCCCCGGCGCATGAGTATACCCGCCGCTTGTTTGCCGATGTGCCTTCGTTGGCCTCCATCGCTCCGCCAGCGATCGTCCGCAAGGCGGAACCGGCGATCGTCGTCAACGAACTGGTGAAGGATTTCCGTTTTGCTGGCAGAGGCGGGCAGGCGTTCAGGGCGTTGGATCGGGTGTCGTTCAGCGTGCAGCGCGGCACCACGCATGCGTTGGTCGGCGAGTCCGGCTCCGGCAAAACCACCTTGGCCCGTTGCCTGCTGGGGTTTCAGCGGCCGGATGCTGGGCAAATCATTATCGACGGCGTCGATTTTACCCGGCTGAAGGGTGAGGCGCTGCGCCAGTTTCGGCGGCGTATCCAACTGGTCTATCAAAACCCCTTTGCTTCGCTCGATCCGGCGCAAACCTTGTATCAGGCGATCGAAGAGCCGTTACTCAACTTTGAGCCTGTCGCCAAAGCAGAGCGTTATCGGCGGGTGCGGGAATTGTTCGAACGAGTCGCTCTGCCTGCCGAACTCCTGGCGCGCAAACCGCGTGAGCTTTCAGGGGGCCAGCGCCAACGGGTTGCCATCGCTCGTGCTCTGATACTGCAACCTCGGGTGCTGGTATTGGATGAAGCTACCTCGGCGCTGGACGTAACCGTGCAGGCACAAATCCTGCGCTTATTAGAGCAGCTACAGCGTGAGTTAGGGCTGACCTACCTGTTTATCTCACACGATCTGGCGACGGTGCGGCAAATCTCGCACAGCGTCTCGGTGCTGTGTCGTGGGCAGCAGGTAGATGCGGGCACTACCGCTGAGGTATTTGCCCGGCCGGGCAGTGACTATACCCGCCAATTGATTGCGGCCATTCCTGGCCGTGCGATGTACCAAACTTTGAAGGATGCCTCATGA